The Xanthomonas sp. CFBP 8443 genome has a window encoding:
- a CDS encoding S1 family peptidase, protein MNLERLSARLSATGTKTIKMHGMGLALAAAMAAVTAGAANAAAPQTAPSDALTAAQAVEHDLPAIAAALDVDPTRARSIINVQEHAAGLADTLRTQYADRLAGMYLEHAPVDRLVVRLTGDQAVRTQFHTFGTDPLEVTFVPGATHTVAQLTSGLERALATGLRDEASGVHAGYVDERTGTIVIEVDQDTRSTARLTRQLEQLAGVPVRIEVSPRAVTQAVYGSGSISSLCTTGFAVNHAASNQHGVLTAGHCDTGAAQTYSGIDGASHTLNEVALLANANADLLRLGNTAVAFGGYFYADAWRAATGRRTRAATTTGAVHCHYGRNGGYNCGSVQSTVANPGSICGPSNTSACNAVYVRVAGASLFCIGGDSGGPWFTGTTLAAGIHFAGPTAGGSPCYYTSTDWAYDSMGLNLLYP, encoded by the coding sequence ATGAACCTCGAACGGTTGAGCGCGCGGCTGTCGGCAACAGGAACCAAGACGATAAAGATGCACGGCATGGGCTTGGCCCTGGCAGCGGCCATGGCAGCGGTGACGGCAGGTGCCGCGAACGCAGCGGCGCCGCAGACGGCGCCGAGCGATGCGCTGACAGCGGCGCAGGCGGTAGAGCACGATCTGCCCGCCATTGCGGCCGCACTGGATGTCGATCCCACGCGCGCCCGCAGCATCATCAACGTGCAGGAGCACGCCGCCGGCCTGGCGGACACGCTGCGCACGCAATACGCCGATCGGCTCGCGGGCATGTACCTCGAACACGCTCCGGTCGACAGGCTGGTCGTGCGCCTGACCGGCGACCAGGCGGTGCGCACCCAGTTCCACACCTTCGGCACCGATCCGCTCGAAGTCACCTTCGTGCCCGGTGCGACGCATACCGTCGCGCAACTGACCAGCGGACTGGAACGTGCGCTGGCGACCGGCCTGCGCGACGAGGCATCCGGCGTCCATGCCGGCTACGTCGACGAACGCACCGGCACGATCGTCATCGAGGTGGACCAGGACACCCGCAGCACGGCCCGACTGACCAGGCAGCTCGAGCAGCTCGCGGGCGTACCGGTGCGCATCGAGGTTTCGCCACGCGCGGTGACGCAGGCGGTCTATGGCAGCGGCAGTATCTCGTCACTGTGCACCACGGGCTTCGCGGTCAACCATGCAGCCAGCAACCAGCACGGCGTGCTGACGGCCGGGCATTGCGACACCGGCGCGGCGCAGACCTACTCCGGCATCGATGGCGCATCGCACACGCTGAACGAGGTGGCGCTGCTGGCCAACGCGAATGCGGACCTGCTGCGCCTGGGCAACACCGCCGTCGCGTTCGGTGGTTACTTCTACGCCGACGCCTGGCGCGCGGCGACCGGCCGTCGCACCCGCGCCGCAACCACGACCGGCGCCGTGCACTGCCACTACGGTCGCAACGGCGGCTACAACTGCGGCAGCGTGCAGTCGACCGTGGCCAACCCCGGCAGCATCTGCGGCCCCAGCAACACCTCCGCCTGCAATGCGGTGTACGTGCGCGTGGCCGGCGCCTCGCTGTTCTGCATCGGCGGCGACAGCGGCGGCCCCTGGTTCACCGGCACCACGCTCGCCGCGGGCATCCACTTCGCCGGACCCACCGCAGGCGGCAGCCCGTGCTACTACACCAGCACCGACTGGGCCTACGACAGCATGGGGCTCAACCTGCTCTATCCGTAG
- a CDS encoding DUF4041 domain-containing protein, with amino-acid sequence MEAKRKIPLWGVRRFARQVLDDLAAVSKDRDEIHATLSRIGGISQLEREREIERLNVEIACASATWKDQLAALTAKRDELLLQLDELQKQVVETRERALLQESGVYEYAHPLQDAVAYKDRLGQIRELIKELNKADGHAVVAAIGWTVNGSEAQGRTMLRDYCKLMLRAFNAEADVLVRGLKPYALPAAIERIEKVAKTIQRLGKTMSIRITDEYLQLRIAELQLTADFVQKKAEEKEVERQERERLREERKIQQEMERERLKLEKERQHYVNALAALVAKGDSEAAERMRNQVSEVERAIADVDYRVANIRAGYVYVISNIGSFGESLIKVGMTRRLDPMDRIRELSDASVPFNFDVHALFFSKDAVGIEAAMHAKLAKNRANLVNHRREFFRATPLDARDMLADLAGDLLTFHDIPDALEFRQSQKLLNGAIPT; translated from the coding sequence ATGGAGGCAAAGCGAAAGATTCCGCTTTGGGGGGTAAGGCGCTTCGCACGTCAAGTTCTGGATGACCTGGCTGCGGTGTCGAAGGATCGAGATGAAATACACGCAACGCTTTCGCGGATCGGAGGCATCAGCCAGCTGGAGCGCGAGCGAGAGATTGAGCGTTTGAACGTAGAGATAGCCTGCGCTTCAGCAACCTGGAAGGATCAGCTTGCAGCACTGACAGCGAAGCGAGATGAGCTGCTGCTGCAGCTCGATGAGTTGCAAAAACAGGTGGTTGAAACCCGCGAACGTGCATTGTTGCAGGAGTCGGGTGTGTACGAGTACGCACATCCGTTACAGGATGCTGTCGCGTACAAGGATCGGCTTGGCCAGATCCGTGAGCTAATAAAGGAGCTAAATAAGGCAGATGGCCATGCTGTTGTCGCGGCCATCGGCTGGACGGTCAACGGCTCAGAAGCACAAGGTAGGACCATGCTGCGGGACTACTGCAAGCTGATGTTGCGGGCTTTTAACGCGGAGGCAGATGTGCTGGTACGTGGCTTGAAGCCATATGCGCTTCCGGCCGCTATAGAGCGGATCGAGAAGGTGGCAAAGACGATCCAGCGCTTGGGCAAGACAATGAGCATCCGTATCACGGATGAGTACCTGCAACTCCGTATTGCAGAACTACAGCTGACAGCGGATTTCGTGCAAAAGAAGGCGGAGGAAAAGGAGGTGGAACGGCAGGAGCGCGAGCGGCTGCGTGAAGAGCGCAAGATCCAGCAGGAGATGGAGCGCGAGCGCCTAAAGCTAGAGAAGGAGCGACAGCACTATGTGAACGCGCTGGCGGCCCTGGTGGCAAAGGGCGACTCAGAAGCTGCGGAGAGGATGCGTAATCAGGTGTCGGAAGTGGAGCGCGCAATTGCCGACGTTGATTACCGAGTAGCAAACATCAGGGCCGGCTACGTATATGTGATCTCAAACATTGGATCTTTTGGCGAATCTCTTATCAAGGTTGGAATGACCCGCCGTTTGGATCCTATGGATCGAATCCGTGAGCTCAGTGATGCATCTGTACCCTTCAATTTCGATGTTCACGCGCTCTTCTTCTCTAAGGATGCTGTCGGAATCGAAGCGGCAATGCATGCCAAGTTGGCTAAGAACCGTGCCAATCTCGTCAATCATCGTCGCGAGTTCTTCCGTGCCACGCCGCTGGACGCCAGAGATATGCTCGCGGACCTCGCTGGCGATCTGCTTACATTTCACGATATTCCGGATGCGCTTGAATTCAGACAGAGCCAGAAGCTGCTCAATGGGGCTATTCCAACGTAG
- a CDS encoding TetR/AcrR family transcriptional regulator: MATKNAKKTPETADGTKKKRTRLSPEIRRKQILEAALVEFSAQGFAATSIAMIARRVGISKANVYVHFSSKDEIFETLLRSLSALGRSQGNWRQIEDTHDVPGFIDNLVDVTYASFTPEALAILRLMIAEGHRIPDVLAKWNESNVNARTERQAIIDEQVAAGRMKRSPLSEHFHFAMTPFVYAGIAKLVFGDAATEEVERMKETHRKLLHQLLEP; the protein is encoded by the coding sequence ATGGCGACGAAGAACGCGAAAAAAACGCCTGAAACGGCGGATGGCACCAAGAAGAAAAGGACGCGGCTTTCCCCGGAGATCCGCCGCAAGCAGATCCTGGAGGCCGCGCTGGTCGAGTTCAGCGCGCAGGGCTTCGCCGCCACCAGCATCGCCATGATTGCGCGGCGCGTCGGCATCTCCAAGGCCAACGTCTACGTGCATTTCTCCAGCAAGGACGAGATCTTCGAGACCCTGCTGCGGTCGCTGTCCGCGCTGGGAAGGAGCCAAGGCAACTGGCGCCAGATCGAGGACACCCACGACGTGCCCGGCTTCATCGACAACCTGGTCGATGTCACCTATGCCTCGTTCACGCCCGAGGCCCTGGCCATCCTGCGGTTGATGATCGCCGAAGGGCATCGCATCCCGGACGTGCTGGCCAAGTGGAACGAATCCAACGTCAACGCACGCACGGAGCGCCAGGCCATCATCGACGAGCAGGTGGCGGCGGGCCGGATGAAGCGCAGCCCGCTCAGCGAACACTTCCACTTCGCCATGACCCCGTTCGTGTACGCCGGCATCGCCAAACTGGTGTTCGGCGACGCCGCCACGGAAGAAGTGGAACGCATGAAGGAAACGCACCGCAAGCTGCTGCACCAGTTGCTGGAGCCGTAG
- a CDS encoding DUF1963 domain-containing protein, with translation MRRVQTDALSIDLPDRFTVVRQVGQFVKAAYPVADDEVSLGVVIVRRETPHDAGADPWEGFRAECRTRRGEVAVLAEQALTIDGRPAFQVTAQGDDYVYLFVMVLLDDALYLDIVGDCPAGTEAEHVPVLDAALRSLRVTGDAAAALAAHDAWMQNMFGGQDDEDGDDDDGHPAPVTAPAEPFRIPEDGRDVFRIDDLAFDFRRETGASIGNTGSSGDELVIDLQARARKADAAARAHLVDDTKVYFRFSVKGVHRAGVPTGRIRFEDDREPAHQAYLWSGGLRFDLKLWGELVLEQGWVGFSGYLQAYGAGHRYPVRIARKLATETLDWSNYRFTSMDELSSAPPGLPRHAHLSNLAGPTLPEALYAYTSLRSLSIYYDDEAAGANGLQELPDAIARFSALEDLSIVRAKALERLPAALGALRALRRLHVTRTGIRTVPPELLSLPLMYCVLDDNAIEQLPDASFPATLKTLSLAGNQLQTVPASVAASPALQRLDLTNNPLTALPAGLERIERLELELPKKHALLDYRYKGAGGQGTVAFDDDAYYVRNDPGLAQQLEQALASDAQWAPYRSGMQALAWRAIALATDEADDYRMRGNTRFGGLPDLPPDMSYPRVTAFDGTIRPMQFIAQLDCTQLAPLQTYLPRDGVLYFFISDQEDLTPQVFHYAGPRAALQAAADLASDAALLDDQDDGTLPYRASAAHWISVPHFYSDEEYYQGAAEGLDALEEAYELVESLRDRLAAQSVVSPVHGVNSHVFKQHDTPLSEAANRLHGRPEDFMVLLRVASDANPGFCFWDAGELYFVIHKSDLAKRDFSNVYCGLESS, from the coding sequence ATGCGCCGCGTTCAGACCGATGCCCTCTCCATCGACCTGCCCGACCGCTTCACCGTCGTGCGGCAGGTAGGCCAGTTCGTCAAAGCGGCGTACCCCGTCGCCGATGATGAAGTTTCGCTGGGCGTCGTCATCGTGCGACGCGAGACCCCGCACGATGCCGGCGCCGATCCCTGGGAAGGCTTTCGTGCCGAGTGCCGGACACGACGCGGCGAAGTCGCGGTGTTGGCCGAGCAGGCACTGACGATCGACGGCCGTCCTGCATTCCAGGTGACCGCGCAGGGCGACGACTATGTGTATCTGTTCGTCATGGTGCTTTTGGACGATGCGTTGTACCTGGACATTGTGGGCGACTGTCCGGCCGGCACCGAGGCCGAGCATGTTCCAGTGCTCGACGCCGCGCTGCGCAGCCTGCGCGTGACCGGCGACGCCGCCGCCGCGCTGGCGGCACACGACGCCTGGATGCAGAACATGTTCGGCGGCCAGGACGACGAGGACGGCGACGACGACGATGGACATCCCGCGCCCGTGACCGCGCCGGCGGAGCCGTTCCGCATTCCCGAGGACGGCCGCGACGTCTTTCGGATCGACGACCTGGCGTTCGACTTTCGGCGCGAGACCGGGGCGAGCATCGGCAATACGGGCAGCAGTGGCGACGAACTGGTCATCGACCTGCAAGCGCGTGCACGCAAGGCGGACGCGGCCGCCCGAGCACATCTGGTGGACGATACCAAGGTCTATTTCCGTTTCTCGGTGAAGGGCGTCCACCGCGCGGGCGTGCCGACCGGCCGTATCCGCTTCGAGGACGATCGCGAGCCGGCCCACCAGGCCTATCTCTGGTCGGGCGGCCTGCGCTTCGACCTCAAGCTCTGGGGAGAGTTGGTGCTGGAGCAGGGCTGGGTCGGCTTCAGCGGCTACCTGCAGGCGTACGGCGCCGGCCATCGCTATCCCGTGCGCATCGCGCGCAAGCTGGCGACGGAGACCCTGGACTGGTCGAATTACCGCTTCACCTCGATGGACGAGCTGTCGAGCGCACCGCCTGGCCTGCCGCGCCACGCGCATCTATCCAATCTGGCCGGCCCCACGCTACCGGAGGCGTTGTACGCCTATACGTCGCTGCGTTCGCTGAGCATCTACTACGACGACGAAGCCGCCGGCGCCAACGGATTGCAGGAATTGCCGGACGCGATCGCCCGCTTCTCCGCCCTGGAGGACCTGAGCATCGTCAGGGCCAAGGCCCTCGAGCGTCTGCCCGCCGCGCTCGGGGCGCTGCGCGCACTGCGGCGCCTGCACGTCACCCGCACCGGCATTCGCACCGTGCCGCCGGAACTGCTATCGCTGCCACTGATGTATTGCGTGCTGGACGACAACGCCATCGAGCAGCTGCCCGACGCATCGTTCCCCGCCACGCTCAAGACCCTGTCGCTCGCAGGCAACCAGTTGCAGACCGTGCCCGCCAGCGTCGCGGCCTCGCCGGCGCTGCAACGGCTGGACCTCACCAACAACCCGTTGACCGCGCTGCCCGCCGGACTGGAGCGCATCGAACGGTTGGAACTGGAACTGCCGAAGAAGCACGCCTTGCTGGACTACCGCTACAAGGGCGCCGGCGGTCAAGGTACGGTCGCCTTCGACGATGATGCCTACTACGTGCGCAACGACCCGGGTTTGGCCCAGCAACTGGAGCAGGCGCTGGCAAGCGACGCGCAGTGGGCGCCCTACCGGTCCGGGATGCAGGCGCTGGCGTGGCGCGCAATCGCGCTGGCCACGGACGAGGCGGACGACTACCGGATGCGCGGCAACACGCGCTTTGGCGGACTGCCCGACCTGCCACCGGACATGTCCTACCCCCGGGTCACTGCCTTCGACGGCACGATCCGCCCCATGCAGTTCATCGCGCAACTGGACTGCACGCAGCTGGCCCCGCTACAGACCTACCTGCCGCGGGACGGCGTGCTGTATTTCTTCATCTCGGACCAGGAAGACCTCACGCCGCAGGTCTTCCATTACGCCGGTCCGCGCGCGGCGCTGCAGGCCGCTGCGGACCTGGCGAGCGATGCAGCGTTGCTCGACGACCAGGACGACGGCACCCTTCCCTACCGCGCCAGCGCCGCCCACTGGATCAGCGTGCCGCATTTCTATTCCGACGAGGAGTATTACCAAGGCGCGGCCGAGGGCCTGGATGCCCTGGAGGAAGCGTATGAGCTCGTCGAATCGCTGCGCGATCGGCTTGCGGCGCAGTCTGTCGTCTCCCCAGTGCACGGCGTGAACAGCCACGTGTTCAAGCAACACGACACCCCGCTCAGCGAAGCCGCCAACCGCCTGCACGGTCGCCCGGAGGATTTCATGGTGCTGCTGCGCGTCGCATCGGATGCGAACCCCGGCTTCTGCTTCTGGGACGCAGGCGAGCTGTATTTCGTGATCCACAAGAGCGACCTCGCCAAGCGTGATTTCTCCAACGTGTACTGCGGGTTGGAGAGCAGCTAG
- a CDS encoding type I toxin-antitoxin system SymE family toxin: MWRAARGRQRGHAPPLPPARRANPPIAPSAPIPIPAPLPHRHTGDRRIPVLRLSGLWLEQFGFSIGSKLQIIARAGELVAKRSWLDAAMK; the protein is encoded by the coding sequence GTGTGGCGGGCTGCTCGAGGACGCCAACGAGGCCACGCTCCGCCGCTGCCGCCCGCGCGTCGCGCCAACCCACCCATTGCACCGTCGGCTCCGATTCCTATCCCGGCCCCACTGCCCCACCGCCACACCGGCGACCGCCGCATCCCGGTCCTGCGCCTGAGCGGGCTATGGCTGGAGCAATTTGGCTTCTCCATTGGCAGCAAGCTGCAGATCATCGCTCGCGCCGGCGAATTGGTCGCAAAACGCAGTTGGTTAGATGCTGCGATGAAGTAG
- a CDS encoding DUF4142 domain-containing protein, with amino-acid sequence MLASPLEEESHMKHSLLVLSIVGALAIAGCKNKDNDAPAPTADTPAASTEPTPVGGAATPTTPPVGEASPAPEGAARASSGDDIALGLLGAVDKNEIAAAKQAQEKQVTGAVLDYAKMMEKEHSANLEKTKALGTLAETPDVKQLETKGEQELTTLGEKSGKDYAAAYIDAMIAGHKEALQLIDSQMTAAASTDPVKKHLTETRTHVEQHLAKAEEIKKSM; translated from the coding sequence ATGCTGGCCTCCCCATTGGAGGAGGAATCGCATATGAAACATTCACTGTTGGTGCTGTCCATCGTCGGTGCGCTGGCCATCGCGGGCTGCAAGAACAAGGACAACGACGCTCCGGCACCCACCGCGGACACGCCGGCGGCCTCCACCGAGCCGACGCCGGTCGGCGGCGCCGCGACGCCCACCACGCCGCCGGTCGGCGAAGCCAGTCCGGCACCGGAAGGTGCGGCGCGCGCCAGCTCCGGGGACGACATCGCGCTCGGCCTGCTGGGTGCGGTCGACAAGAATGAAATCGCCGCGGCAAAGCAGGCGCAGGAAAAGCAGGTGACGGGGGCGGTGCTGGACTACGCCAAGATGATGGAGAAGGAACACTCCGCCAACCTGGAAAAGACCAAGGCGCTCGGTACGCTGGCCGAAACGCCGGACGTCAAGCAGCTGGAGACCAAGGGCGAGCAGGAGCTGACGACGCTGGGCGAGAAGTCCGGCAAGGACTACGCGGCGGCCTACATCGACGCGATGATCGCCGGGCACAAGGAGGCGCTGCAGCTGATCGACTCGCAGATGACGGCGGCGGCGTCGACCGATCCGGTCAAGAAGCACTTGACCGAGACCAGGACGCACGTCGAGCAGCATCTGGCGAAGGCGGAAGAGATCAAGAAGTCGATGTGA
- a CDS encoding SAM-dependent methyltransferase — protein MHFTARSIAWRFGLLGLSGENQRKPRSEIHICALEMSTNYFSNRRSVYPHLSETGAAFMSSGEQGAVREKQGRLVVIGSGIKAVSHFTLEAQAHIQQADIVLYAAADPVTDMWIEAQNSNAFDLYEYYADDKARIITYVQMIERIMAEVRAGKYVCALFYGHPGVFVTPSHNAIEIARQEGYDAVMLPAVSAEDCLYADLGVDPSVPGMQIYEATDFLLRRRKIDTTANFVLWQVGCIGDLGFKFGGYKNDKFDVLLDYLEEIYGPDHPAINYVANMFAGPPQIDRYVIRDYRDPEVKAKVSGISTFFIPAKDAIQSDPDMLAKLGLAKISEARRTPLICDRDDYPVLAEIARRNIHNHKVPAGYKYSFASEPLYQTLLTLALDQRAQGEFRTNPKAYLDARAGLTADERRSLLLQHTGVTRMMFKRDPDKEAVRFVGAALLDPALARGYRDRQVAVAQAVADREIAIGEYEGLVASWLRQRGYAATPSAVTRAMAEVHTSKDSLIEA, from the coding sequence ATGCACTTCACTGCGAGAAGCATTGCGTGGCGCTTCGGTTTACTTGGTTTATCTGGAGAAAATCAAAGAAAACCTAGATCTGAAATCCATATTTGCGCGCTTGAGATGTCTACAAACTATTTTTCGAATCGGCGTAGCGTCTATCCACATCTCTCTGAAACCGGGGCGGCCTTTATGTCAAGCGGCGAGCAAGGTGCTGTGCGTGAGAAACAGGGAAGGCTGGTTGTCATCGGTTCCGGAATCAAGGCCGTGTCGCATTTCACGCTGGAAGCCCAGGCGCATATCCAGCAGGCGGACATCGTGCTGTACGCCGCCGCCGATCCGGTCACCGATATGTGGATCGAGGCGCAGAACTCCAATGCCTTCGATCTTTACGAGTACTACGCCGACGACAAGGCGCGAATCATCACCTACGTGCAGATGATCGAGCGGATCATGGCCGAAGTGCGTGCGGGAAAGTATGTTTGCGCACTGTTCTACGGCCATCCCGGGGTGTTCGTGACGCCATCCCACAACGCGATCGAGATCGCGCGCCAGGAAGGCTACGACGCGGTGATGCTGCCAGCGGTGTCGGCTGAGGATTGCCTGTACGCCGATCTCGGTGTGGACCCGAGCGTGCCGGGCATGCAGATCTACGAGGCCACCGATTTCCTGCTGCGCCGGCGCAAGATCGATACCACCGCCAACTTCGTGCTGTGGCAGGTCGGTTGCATCGGCGATCTGGGCTTCAAGTTCGGCGGCTACAAGAACGACAAGTTCGATGTGCTGCTCGATTATCTCGAAGAGATCTACGGCCCCGATCATCCGGCGATCAATTATGTCGCCAACATGTTCGCCGGCCCGCCGCAGATCGATCGCTATGTGATCCGCGACTATCGCGATCCGGAGGTGAAGGCGAAGGTGTCCGGCATCTCCACGTTCTTCATTCCGGCCAAGGACGCGATCCAGTCCGATCCGGACATGCTCGCCAAGCTCGGCCTGGCCAAGATCAGCGAGGCGCGGCGCACGCCGCTGATCTGCGACCGCGACGATTATCCGGTCTTGGCCGAGATCGCCCGCCGCAACATCCACAACCACAAGGTGCCTGCTGGCTACAAGTACAGCTTCGCCTCCGAGCCGCTATACCAGACGCTGCTCACGCTTGCACTGGACCAGCGCGCCCAGGGCGAGTTCCGCACCAACCCCAAGGCCTACCTCGACGCCCGCGCTGGCCTGACCGCCGACGAGCGGCGTTCGCTGCTGCTGCAACACACCGGCGTGACCCGGATGATGTTCAAGCGCGATCCGGACAAGGAGGCGGTGCGCTTCGTTGGCGCCGCGCTGCTCGATCCGGCGTTGGCACGCGGCTATCGCGACCGGCAGGTCGCGGTCGCGCAGGCCGTCGCCGACCGCGAGATCGCCATCGGGGAATACGAAGGCCTGGTCGCGTCCTGGCTGCGGCAGCGCGGCTACGCCGCCACGCCCTCCGCGGTAACCCGCGCCATGGCCGAGGTCCACACCAGCAAAGACAGCTTGATAGAAGCCTGA
- a CDS encoding MipA/OmpV family protein, with protein MRHEESRRSSPNTSSPRAALGWAGVLSIGLAAALPAGAQEAEVPEAKTSRWGIGLGAAVIDRPYRDYDQETKGLPIVYFENRWTEINAGRFDFKINDSDVLNLRVRARYAMDGYDPEDSDYLQGMQERDDSIWAGAAVTWNSPFAEISAEYLVDVMDKSEGARGRVQAERRFGMGRFGLTPRVAAEWVDDKYVAYYYGVRPEEATLARPAYDGEGTANVELGLRLDYSPAERHTFFVDVAGTQFGDGIKDSPLLEQSRQTRISAGYLFRF; from the coding sequence ATGCGTCATGAGGAATCTCGTCGTTCGTCGCCAAACACATCGTCGCCGCGCGCGGCTCTGGGGTGGGCCGGTGTTCTTTCCATCGGACTGGCCGCTGCGCTGCCCGCCGGCGCCCAGGAGGCCGAGGTGCCGGAGGCCAAGACATCGCGCTGGGGAATCGGGCTGGGCGCCGCGGTGATCGACCGCCCTTACCGCGACTACGACCAGGAAACGAAGGGGCTGCCGATCGTCTATTTCGAGAACCGCTGGACGGAGATCAATGCGGGACGGTTCGACTTCAAGATCAACGACAGCGACGTGCTGAACCTCCGCGTGCGGGCGCGCTACGCCATGGACGGCTACGACCCGGAGGACTCCGATTACCTGCAAGGCATGCAGGAGCGCGACGACAGCATCTGGGCAGGCGCTGCGGTGACCTGGAACAGCCCGTTTGCCGAGATCTCCGCCGAGTACCTGGTGGACGTGATGGACAAGAGCGAAGGCGCGCGCGGACGCGTGCAGGCCGAGCGCCGCTTCGGCATGGGCCGCTTCGGCCTGACACCGCGTGTGGCCGCGGAATGGGTCGACGACAAGTACGTGGCCTATTACTACGGCGTGCGTCCCGAGGAAGCCACGCTGGCCCGCCCAGCCTATGACGGCGAGGGCACGGCCAATGTCGAGCTGGGCCTGCGGCTGGACTACAGCCCTGCCGAGCGACACACGTTCTTCGTGGACGTGGCCGGCACCCAGTTCGGTGATGGGATCAAGGACAGCCCGTTGCTCGAGCAATCGCGACAGACCCGGATCTCGGCTGGCTATCTGTTCCGGTTCTGA
- a CDS encoding XVIPCD domain-containing protein, whose protein sequence is MDDHDKRYTLTVYVAAPGTPLLLSKGTSNAGHVYYSIDDGTAANSYGFAPAKHGESSGPGKVFYSDAKDYKDPYYSRTMEIDKAQYERLKEFGAAPDKYGFSMEYGGATNSCVDFTWGALNHAGLHRKSVKGIEDKGFEGDLRPLENVDDIKSIPAPMPGSDLNKEHHNPKPEQTWLQKAISEAQPPGERTFPSEATTQAASERARDPLHTQAESAVLKLEQGLGRDYDADSAKLAASAAYLAKENGLSRIDHVVLSEDSRKVRAGENLFVVQGALNDPAHLRAHMPTEDALSKPVEQSLAQLQSLSEAQHQTKDIQQPDQVQTKPHQIG, encoded by the coding sequence ATGGACGATCATGACAAGCGCTACACGCTCACAGTTTACGTAGCGGCACCAGGCACGCCGCTTTTGCTTTCGAAAGGCACGTCCAATGCAGGACATGTCTACTATTCCATCGACGATGGCACGGCGGCAAACAGCTATGGCTTCGCTCCGGCGAAGCATGGTGAATCCAGTGGGCCAGGGAAAGTCTTTTACAGCGATGCCAAGGACTACAAGGATCCCTATTACTCGCGCACGATGGAAATTGACAAGGCGCAGTACGAGAGGCTGAAAGAATTTGGCGCGGCTCCAGATAAGTATGGCTTTAGCATGGAATATGGCGGCGCCACGAACAGTTGCGTCGACTTCACCTGGGGAGCACTCAATCACGCCGGCTTGCATCGCAAGAGCGTCAAGGGCATCGAGGACAAGGGTTTCGAGGGCGATCTCAGGCCGCTGGAGAACGTGGACGACATCAAGAGCATTCCGGCGCCGATGCCTGGAAGCGACTTGAACAAGGAGCACCACAACCCCAAGCCTGAGCAAACATGGCTGCAGAAGGCGATCAGCGAAGCGCAGCCGCCCGGGGAGAGGACGTTTCCAAGCGAGGCCACGACGCAAGCTGCCAGCGAACGGGCACGGGATCCGTTGCACACGCAAGCGGAGTCAGCGGTATTGAAGCTGGAGCAAGGGCTTGGCCGGGACTACGACGCCGACAGCGCCAAGCTCGCCGCGAGCGCCGCGTATCTGGCGAAAGAGAACGGCTTGTCGCGGATCGATCACGTGGTGCTCAGCGAAGACTCGCGCAAGGTCCGCGCGGGAGAGAACCTGTTCGTCGTCCAGGGCGCATTGAACGATCCCGCGCACCTGCGCGCGCACATGCCCACCGAGGACGCGCTGAGCAAGCCTGTGGAGCAATCGCTGGCGCAGCTGCAGTCGTTGAGCGAAGCGCAGCACCAGACCAAGGACATCCAGCAGCCCGATCAGGTGCAAACCAAGCCCCATCAGATAGGCTGA